TCTTCACGTAAAGCATTCAATACATCTGGCTGACGGCAAAAAGTTTCTATTGGTTGATAAAATGCTTGATATTGCATGTCAGAATAACTTAGCTGGCTGCTTGCCTTCTCCGGATTATCACTCGTGACTATTCCAACTCCCAATCCACGATCAGGCACGACCCCACTCTGTATTGTTTCTTTTGGAGAGTTAAAAGGTCGTACGCTCCTTCTTTTTACTTCTCTCTGAGACGCTTTATTTAAACTGTCGTTATAAGCGTTGATATTATTTAAGGCCGATGAAAAAGCCTTTCTTTTTTTCGTATTATTTCGCCCAGCCAGGCTTGAACTCAAATCCTTTGATTCTGTAACTGGTGTTTGAAATTGCCGTCTTGATATAGAGGATGGATGCATAATAACCTTTCATTTGAAAATATTTTCATGCCATCACCTTATATCCTGCTGCCTTTCTTTACAGTCTTCCCACGAAATGATTCAAATTTTCGCGAAGCCTCCTTTTTTAATAGGATTCAAACCCTCTCATTGCCTCATACTTTGCCTGAGTTCGTTTTTTATAAAAGCCGCCTGTCAAGCCAACCTTGGACTCTATTAATCCTTACTTCGTCGGCTCCACTTTTTCGCCTCGACGATTCCGCACATAGTGCTGCGTCATTTTGATACTCGTATGCTCCAATTGCTTTTGCGCTCGACGAATATCTCCTGATAATTCCGCCGTGTCTGTGTAAAAAGCCCCAAAAACCCGATGGGAAAATTCCGCAAAATAAACAACTTTCTCAATCTAAATTTTGGTCAAGATATGACAGATCTTAAATTAGTTATCACGCCGATCAGATATCCACTCTAACTTGTTGGTCTCATCGGTGCACTCAAATTTAGATTATCTTTCCGCTTTATCCACTATCGCGTTTGCTGGTTCATTCGATTTTTAAAATTAAAAAAAGCAATCGATTTAGGAAGCCCTAATGACGGATATTTTTCTTCCCATTTTCGCTTTAATATTTTATATTGGTCTCTATAACTAAGGCTAGGATTTTTATTAATTACATCATAAGCCATCTTTTTCGATTCGGTCGTCCATTGCACGTGGGTTTCGCTCAGCTCCTTTTTAAATCTCCTTCGAAAGGCTTCATAAAGAGGACAGTCTAATTTTGGCTCTTGATCATTACACCATTTTTTCAATTGAGCGTGCTGATGTATCTTATCCAGCTTAGGAACGGTGTTTGCATTAGCTTTAATAATCTCCTTAGCGATCGCATCCAATTCAGTCGTCCATTGCGCCGGACTTTTACGGCCTTGCTTTAGATAATTTATCCGAAAGGATTCAGAACTAGGACATGCTAATTCTGGCTTGTTGGCAACACACTTCGCTTTCAATTTATCGTACAGTTCTCTCCCATTCAGCTTAGGGTTGGCATTAGCATTAGCTTCAATAAGTTCCTCAGCGATCTTTCTCAATTTAGTCGTCCATACTTCAGGACGGCCGCGTTTCCTTTTCAAACTTGTATTTTCTTCTACAGCCTGAAAATCATTAACGGAAAGCGCAGCATGACTCGCTTCTGACTCTCCCTCCGAACTCATTTCACAATCTTCATCTGCTAACCAATCATCCGTATGAGCAGTGGGCAAATCCGTTAAGGCATTTTCTGCACTATCGCTTTGATTTTCTCCCCTTTCCTCTAACCTTTCTTGGCTTTCCGAATCGCATAACATTTCCGATTGAAAAAAGTCGCTTTCTAAGACTCCATCTTGCTTATACAAAGGAGATGTCGCCTCAAATTCCTCTGCAAAAAAACTATTCGAATCGTCTATCGTTAGAGAATTTATATCCGTTGTAATTCCATACTGCTCGTAAAGATTATCTATTCTGTAATCGACTTCATCAAATCGTGCTCTATCAAAACCTCCTGAATTGCTTTTTTGTGCTTCTTCTGCCTCTCCACGTCTACGTTTTGCCAGAGGGGACGAACCCAGCGGGGATGGACTCCTTGCCCGACGCATATTCCCACTGCTGGAAGGCGTTTCTCCTGCGCTGGATACAGATTGTTGAGGGTAAATTGGTGAGGGATTTTTAGAAATATGGCGCATGTCAGCCTTCTTTTATCAAAGGGTTTCTCTGCCAGGAGACTAAATCTCTTTATTTTTTCTTACGGGCTGCCATGCGAAATCATTCAACAAGGCACGAATGCATTCTTATCTACATGCTGCATTAAATGTTCTAACCATACATTTGATGGCTCTTTCGTCGGCTCTACTTTTTCACCCCGCCGATTACACACATAGTGCTCCGTTATTTTGATGCTCGTATGCCCCAACTGCTTTTGTGCACGCCTTATATTCCCCTGATAAATCCGCTTTATCCGTGCCCGCTTGCGCTCTTAAATCTCGAAATTGATACTCTTCTGCGCATACGCCTGCTGCAGTGCACGCTTGCGCAAACATCGCTTGTAGCGTCTTTAATGCGCCTCGCTCTCCTGACCTGATGAGCGCCTATTCTGAGCGTGATTTTAGGATGAAGGACTTAGTGAAATCTATCGTCGGCAATGCCCCCTCATCAGCACAGAAACATCGAGCCAGAATACAAATTGCCAATGTCATTCGTGAACTTGAGGCGACGGGCTATGTTTTCCATCGCCCCCTTTTCTCTAAACGAGGCGGATTTGCCTTATATCGCTGGCATGGCTAATCCCAAGCCTGCCCAACACCGTCAACCTGAAAATGCGGGTGAGGTTGGCAATAGGCTGTTAGTTCGATACCGAGCGCTTTCATGACCTTTATGGTTGTTTTCAAGGTAGGGTTGCCCTGCTCACTAAAAGAGCGATAAAGTTGCTCTCTGGAAAGCCCTGTTTGGCTCGCAATTTGGTTCATCCCTTTAGCTCGAGCAACAACACCTAGCGCATGTGCAATATATCCAACATCACCGGTCTTGAATGGAATGCTTCTGCCATAAAAAGTACAGTCGCTTCTTCAGACGCTAGGTCTTCTGCAGGATCATAGGTTTAAATTATTCAGCCATTTTATTCATTTGCTAGGCGTTGTGCTTTCTTGACGTCATCTGCTTGTGTGCTCTTATTACCACCACATGATCATACCCCTCGCTTTTGAAAGTAAAAATGGTATTTTTATAACCCACTATCTGTCAAGATAAATCGTGTTCCAAAGAAAGGCTATGGGTTATAAATCAAGTGGCCCTAGTCAATCATTTTGTGAAGGAATTACCGGGAAAATTATTAGAAATACTCATCTAATTAAGAATCTTTAGGTTTTACATGAATCAATATATCCACACCTTTAAGTTCACCTTCTCCTTTTTCGTTTATCGATTCATATTCAGGATTTCTTAATTCAACTTTAGTCGCGGTTAAACCAAAATCATTCATAATTCTTTGGGAAGTTTTTCCATTTGGGGTGGACGTGAGAAATTTATCCTGAAGTTCCTGAGTTCCACTTTCTAGTCCTTTTATTCCCTCTAATGTATCATCATTTGCAACGCACTCTCTTTTTATTATATCTGGCAACTTACCTTGAAAGCCATGTTTCTCTGAAACTTGCGTATATTGGTATTGAGCAATATCGGATGCAAAAAAATTCCTTTCGTCGTCAAACCGAATATTTTCTATAAATGTCC
The Mycoavidus cysteinexigens genome window above contains:
- a CDS encoding addiction module antidote protein, which codes for MPFKTGDVGYIAHALGVVARAKGMNQIASQTGLSREQLYRSFSEQGNPTLKTTIKVMKALGIELTAYCQPHPHFQVDGVGQAWD